One window of the Vigna radiata var. radiata cultivar VC1973A chromosome 1, Vradiata_ver6, whole genome shotgun sequence genome contains the following:
- the LOC106768143 gene encoding metalloendoproteinase 1-like codes for MSLALKPIILFLVLCALNPFPSVESAIPSFIRTLQNLRGIHRGQNAEGVGTLRSYLKNLGYQVNDKSSSDNNFDANDESALKQYQAFHGLQTSGVVDDQTIETMSLPRCGLPDITATPNPNPNGLSSSPPQNFTFFPGNPKWSKFNLTYRTTRMPLFVSVGTNAFKQALSNAFNAWGENNSFTFTETTGQADIVVGFHRGFHFDFYPFDGPGGVLAHAFAPEDGRNHLDADENWSTTGTPPTIDLETVSLHEIGHNMGLAHSNDPNAVMAPTYTGVRRDLTQDDKDGLNNLYGF; via the coding sequence ATGTCTCTTGCTCTAAAACCTATAATCTTGTTCCTCGTACTCTGTGCGTTGAATCCTTTTCCCTCTGTCGAGTCTGCTATTCCGTCGTTTATCAGAACTCTCCAAAACCTGAGGGGCATTCATAGGGGACAAAACGCGGAGGGCGTAGGCACACTCAGAAGCTACCTCAAAAATTTAGGCTACCAAGTAAACGACAAATCTTCTTCCGACAACAACTTTGATGCAAACGATGAATCTGCTCTGAAACAGTACCAAGCTTTCCATGGCTTGCAGACCAGTGGTGTGGTGGATGATCAAACCATCGAAACCATGAGCCTCCCACGTTGTGGATTGCCTGATATCACAGCCActcctaaccctaaccctaatggTTTGTCGTCGTCGCCACCCCAAAACTTCACTTTCTTCCCAGGAAATCCAAAGTGGAGCAAGTTTAACTTAACCTATCGAACGACTCGAATGCCTCTATTTGTTTCCGTCGGCACGAATGCCTTTAAACAAGCATTGAGTAATGCCTTTAACGCCTGGGGAGAGAACAACAGTTTCACGTTCACTGAAACCACTGGTCAAGCTGACATAGTCGTTGGCTTCCACCGTGGCTTCCACTTTGATTTTTATCCATTTGATGGGCCAGGTGGGGTTCTGGCACACGCTTTTGCTCCAGAAGATGGAAGAAATCACTTGGATGCAGATGAAAACTGGAGCACTACAGGGACACCACCAACCATTGATCTTGAAACTGTTTCTCTGCATGAAATTGGTCACAATATGGGGCTTGCACACAGTAACGATCCTAACGCGGTTATGGCACCCACATATACAGGGGTACGACGGGATCTAACACAAGATGATAAGGATGGTTTGAACAATCTATATGGGTTTTAG